The DNA sequence AGTGGTGATAGAGGCGCTGggcagagagagtgggagagtcAGGGAGATGGCCCCGCGGAGCCTCCCTGGGGGATGCTGAGGGGCTCCCGCCCAGGAGAGCATCTCTTACCGGTGCTGTGGCTTCGGCAGTGGTGAAGCATCCGCACCGCTCTGGCCATCATCCGCTGCGGACAACACAAAGTCACGAGACCTGGCCTGTCAGCCCGAGATGTCCCCTGCATACTAGGATCTGGGAGTCAAGCTCCCTTTGAACCATGCTGATAGGGACTAGGGGTCTATAAAAGACAGGGTTATGGCTGCTTCAAACCAGCACATCCACTATAGGAACTGGGCAGAAGCTGGAAGACCGGGATGGGGAAGGCTAAGAGATAGGAGTGGAAAGGGCTCTTATTGAACagtatggtttgtgtgtgtgtgtgtgtgttttaaagatctatttatgtatataaatgcactgtcactgtcttcagacacaccagaagaagacatcagaccccattacagattgtgagccaccaagtggttgctgggaattgaactcaggacctctagaagagcagtcagtgctcttaactgctgagccatctctccagcccagatgtgTGATGTTTGAGGCTAGCTATCATCTAGTAGCCCTAAAGGCAGACCCTCCCACGTGCAGTAGACTGAAGCaggaactactttttaaaaacaaggtctctctatagcccaggctgttcttaaACATAGAATCCTCCGGTCTTAGCCTTCTGCCTACTGGGGTcacttgcatgtatgcctgggATCAGGTTCTACCAGTGgacacccacccctgccccttcccaGGCAGCTGTCACAGTGCCAATCCAGACTGGAGGTGGGACCCACTTTCCTGAACTCACCATCTTCTCAAAGTTGATGAGGTTCTCTACCAGAGTGTGGTTCCCCTCATGGATGAAGGTCACATCTGCAAAGGGAGGACTTTCTTTGCTAATAGGTCTCCAAACGCCTCCCTCTCTTGCATCCGAAGAAAGCTGAGGGGCTAACCATGGGAAGCCTAGGGCCTATCCCAGCCACACTGCCCTCAGCCTGCAGCAGCCTCAGCGAGAGCCATGGCAACTCGCTGGTATCTCCTGGGGCATCAACCACAGCCTCCTGCGGGCGCAGTCCTACTGTGCTCCTGCCCTAACTGCTTGTCAACCTCTGACCGAGCTGAGCGCTCCCTGGGTGTCAGCCCTTCAGCTGTCATTGCCACAGAGTGTGAAGGGGCCTACCTTTGAGTAGCAGGGGCATGAAGGGGATGACAGGAGGGGAGAGCTTGGTGAGAGCCAGTCGGTACACTCGGTGGTTCCAGGAAGGGTCCTGTGAGGAGAGAAGGCTGCCCTGAGGGAGGCTTTTTCATCCTGCATATGATGGCCCACCACAGACCCAGGCCATACTGGAGAGGTTCCAAGCCCGCCTTCCCTCATACGGGAggttcactgaggcagggtctgtggTAGACCAAATAGCGATGAGGCCTGGCTTTCTAAGTTCCCAGTGACCCCCAGGAAATCTTTATGGTGATTAATCCCAAAGGCCCCAGGTTTCTGggaaaacctctctctctctctctctctctctctctctctctctctctctctctctctctctctctctggtggaTGTGTTCCCCTGAAACCCCTGGATCCCAGTTTTCTTGAGAATACCCAAGGCTGAAAACaccttggctttcttttctctggaCGGCTACAAAACCTTCAAAAGTTCCAGAAAGCTCTACTCCCGTCTCATTCCTTACTTTTGTCTTACAAGTCTGGTCCGCAAGCCCTTTAAGGGTCTGGGAGGGCCCAGTGACAGACACTCTCTTACCTGATACACAGTGGgtcctgacacacagtaggtattCTGCTCACTACCTCAAGGAATACCTCTTTGCTGTCAAGTTCAGCCCAAACCCTTGGGCAGAGCAGCCCGAGTCTGGCATCCTCTGACTCCTCCTGAGTCTCAGACCCAGGACATCCCTGGGCCTGCTGTGGTCACATATCCAAGGCAAATGTCCTCTCCATGAATAGCAGAGGGTAGAGTATATACCACAAGCCCCTATCACTATATTGAGAACCCTCAGCCAGCACCCACAACCACAGACCAGAGGGATCCAGGCCCTAGGTGGGCACCAAAAGCCATGAAAGGCCCAAGCCAGGGTCCAGAGAAGGTGGAAATGGGTCCAGCACTCACCAGCAACCTTTCCAGGGCCGAGTACAGTTTCCGTACTTTATGGGGCAGGCGCTGTGAAGGTGAGACAGGTGAGGGGCCACGGCTGGGAAGAGAGAGCCACCCTAGCATCCCCCAGGAGGGCAGAGGCCTGGCCTTGGCAGATCCCAGATACTCACCTCCCAGGTGTGGGCCAGCCGGCTGATGGCCGAGTTGCTGAGGCCAAACATGACCGCAAAGAAAGAGTTGAGGTTCTTCTGCTCCTTGAGGCTGTGAGTGAGAGCACAAGACCCGGACCCCTCAGAGGAAACAGCCAAATCCCCAGTGACGCCTTTGTAGGGTGGGCGGGTTAAGTAAGAGGCAAAGGCTCTGGGAACCCAAGAACGAAAAGAAGGCAGATTGGGCAACGCAGCGGGCAGGGAAAGGGGTTAAGTGTGACTGCGGGACTGGCCACACCACACCGTCTCTGCACATTCCACCATCCCCCTGTACCCCATCCTCCTCCACACACCCTGTAGTCCCAACAGGCACTCACTGGGCTGCCAGCTTGATGAACTTCCGGAGTAGCTGAGCCCGGGAGCCAGGAACAGGGCAGAGACAGAGCTCCGTGGCCACCCAGTACTGCAGCTCGTTGAAGCGGCGCATGAAACGCTCCAGGTTCGCGGTGGTGACATCCCGCAGGTGCTGGGGGCCCAGTACATAATGGATCAGCTCCACCTGGACGGGCCAAAGACCAGGTCAGCATGCTAGGCCTGGTGTCCAGcccacaccctcctcctcctcggctCTACCTCCTGTACCTGGTGGATCCTGTTGAAGAGGTTCCAGTCATGGTCGGTCAGCTGGCCTGCCAGGTCCTTGGCGCTCACTAGGTCCAGCATCTCAGAAGAACCCAGAGTGGGGCCCAGCTGCTCAGGGTGTGGGGTCTGCAGGAGAGGAATGCTCAGACAGACACATGGAGGACCTGGGACAAAAACTCTGCCTGTGGTGGTGAGAGGGACAGCGGACGGACAGACAGGGCACTGCGGAGTAGAGAGGCTTCTCGGGTCTGTGGATGGTGAAAAATGGGCTCTCCTGAGGGGTCACTATTCTGGCAGTGCCCTCATGCTGGAACTCTGGCTTGAGACCCTGGAGTTAGGGTTAGCTAGCCCCTCTTTCCCCTTGGCATTTCCAAATGCTGTGGctacccctcccctttccctgtgaAGACTCAGGAGCAGCCAGAGGCAAGCACGTTCCTCGGTCCTCGCTTCTTTGTGGCCACCCCCCAGAACCCACCCTGCCTCCTGGTCCCAGAGTTCCCCGGGCTCTGGCAGCCTGCCTGTCCCTACCAGCTCATGCACTTCCTGTGGGTCGACAACAAAGAGCCGCTCGTTGAGCCCCAGGGATGTGGCCACACCGCGGGCATCTGGCTGCAAGCCAACGACATCTGTGAAGACAGCAGAGGCTGTGCTGAGGGGAGGTGGTTGGGACGGAGGCCAGGGAGCAGCTGGAGGCCCTGCCTAGCTGAAAGTGTTCTTCTTCTGGTGATGGTTGGGGAGAGACTAAACACACAGGTGCTCATGACCACACTTCGACACTGCCTGTAGCATCGACTCAGGCAGCACCTGAGACTGGTCACTGACGGATGACACGTCAACCTTCCTGACCCTTGTTTTCCTCTTCTATAAACCAAGGCCTGTAAGGCTCTCCCCAACTACTTCCCAGGCCATTTTTGTAAGTGTGGCTGCTGCATATAAAAAGCCCTCTGGAAATTAGGAAACATCCTATCTACCTCTAATGTTGACTTTCATCAGCTATGGACTGGACAATGCCGAGTCTTCCGGTCTCCGGGCCCTTGACCAGTGGCTTCCAAAGTATGGCATACAAAACTACTCATGTGTCCAGAGAAAAAGTTAGCTCTTCTATTTAATCCACTTTGtctattttcttctgttaatccatttcttctattttgtgtATAGCTTTATACTCACATGTTGAGGAAGTggatttatatataatttatatacaagTGTACACCTAGGGAgatttgtacattttttaaaaatttattttatttatgtgagtacactttagccgttttcagacacaccagaagagggcatcgggtccccattacagatggttgtgagccaccatgtggttgctgggaattgaactcaggacctctggaagagcagtcagtgctcttaaccgctgggccatctctccaataGAACATTGGCTAGTGACCACCAGTGGTCTGAAAAATGACTGCCACATAGTAGGATCTCAAAGGAGGACACTGAGCAGCAGTAACTCGGCAGGTAGCCACCAGAGGGCAGTGCTTCCCAGAGTGGAGCACATAGGTGCGCTCTAGAGTCACTCCCGCTGACTCCTGGAGGGTGAGGGTTTTCTCTTAGCCACCCTTGCCACAGTTCCTTGATGACCCCAGTTCCTGACTGCTGGGCTCTGACCGTCAAGTCCAGGCTACACTACTCAAGGATAACAATGGCTTTTAATGTGCCAAAAAATCTCCCAAAGCAGGTCCTGATAACATAGACAGGAGTCTAGGAAGAGACGGGCTAGACTCCGGGTTGCAAGCCTTGTGTGTATCTGCAGTCTAACAGCTACAGACTCTCATGAGAGTGCAGTCACTTGGCAGACAAGGAAATGGAGACTCAGAGAGGCCCAGGGTGCCCCAGTTGGGTCGTAGTTAATGTGGAATTCTCTCCTAACCCGGGGAGTCTTATGTTCACCATCACCCAGCAGATCTGCCACAGTTGTTGTAGGAACTAGCACATTGCTGCTGCGTAGATGATCCTTCAAAATGTTTTCTATCAGGGCTgaaaaggtggctcagcagtcaggGACACgcattactcttccagaggacctggtccTATTTCTACCACccacttggtagctcacaaccttgTGTACGTCTTGTTTCAGGGGATCTAACCCCCTCTTCTGAATTTCACAGGATTCAAACACATGTAAGAGGCCTGCAGAGGCCATTCATTTAGGCAAAACAAccagtacatataaaataaaaacaacactatttttaaaaccctatttttaaagtgtttgcgAGCCTGGTTAGTTCATCATTCTGACACAAGCGAGGCTCATCTGGGAGGAAGGAtcctcaagtgagaaaatgtctctgtcAGGCTGGCCTGTAGCAAGTTCTTGATTAAGGATTGACctggaaggcccagcccactgtgggcggtgctacCCCGGaatgtggtcctgggttctgtaggaaagcaggccgagcaagccattGGGAGAAGCCAGTAGAAGCCATGGCCTCTGTTTTGGTTCCTGCATTGTGTTTCTTCCCCGACTTCCCTTCACAGGAGACTgttttttgttgtcttgtttgtttgtttgtttttcaagacagtgtttctctgtgtagccctggctgtcctggaactcactctgtagaccaggctggcctcaaagttagaaatctgcctgcttttgcctcccaagtgctgggactaaaggcatgcgccaccactgccccacagaGGGGCTGTTAAGCTGTAAGATGAGATAAACATTTGCCTCTCCAAAGTTCTTTTGCTCAAGCTCTTTATCACAAAgccagaaagcaaactaagaggCCTGCtgaataactttaaaaaggaGGACTATCTAGAGTCAAAGGCTAGCCCAGGCTCACTCACTCCATCAGCCCTGGGAGTAGGCTGGATTCTCTTGAGTGCCAGTTTCCATGGTGGAAAAGAGGGGATAGGATTTCCtcttgtgggctggagagatggctcagcggttaagagcaccgactgttcttccagaggtcctgagttcaattcctagcaaccacatggttgatCTCTAAATAGTGATCCAATATCCtgttctgatgtgtctgaagatagctatagtgtactcatataaataaaataaatagatctttaaaaataaagatatcctCTGTCGAGACAGCGCTGGGGAATGAATGAGTGTTTAGGAATGGTACGTGTCAGAAAGCACTCTGAACTCTTTCCTCACTTAATTCTCACAAATCCTCTACCAGGTCCCACCATTTGATTATCTCTGCTTTACAAACAGGGAGCTCATACAGAGAGCTCACACACCCCGGCCCGGGAGCCACAGCCTGAGCGAACCAACCGGCCGGGTCTCAAGCATTGCTTCGGAAACAGCCACAGATGTGGTTGTCCTGCCGCAAATTCAGAGCATGAAAGTAGCGGTCTGAATTCAAGAGCGTGGGTTTGGGTGTGAGGGTGCTCTCTCAGGGCAGAGAGTTAATCCAGAGAGACAACTCACCACCGGCAGAATTGACCTTCACCAGCACCTGCCCCTTGGTCCAGTGGTCCTCATGGGCCAAAGCTGCCATCACTTCTCTCACGGAGGCTGTCACCGGCAGGTGCAGGGTCAGCACCGAGTGGTCAGGTCTGCAGATGTCGtaggggactggagaggaggggggagggatgagcTGGAAGCAGAGGCCTGGTCTCCCCTCCCCATGAGGAGCAGGGCTCTAGCTCAGCAGCAAGAGGACTCCCATAGGCCAGAAATGGGATACAAGGAGAGGCAAAGCAGGTTGGTGCTGAGGCCCAGTGGGGAGTCCTGGACCTGGGGGCTGGCACGGGTGGCTGACAACCCGCTTGGCAGCTGTAGTAAAGACCCTGAGGAGGGCCATGTCTTCCCCTAGCCCAAAGCAACAACAGCcaggcaaagagagacagagacagccatGCTGATGACCGGCTATGCCTGACCTGCTCAGTTACCCCACCCACCTTTGTCCCCAACTCGGATGGCACCCGCGCTGCTTGGGAGGGGTTCCTCCTGGTTAGGGAGCCAAACAGGTGCATTCCGGGCCTGAAAGGGAAACGGAACAAGGCTCCAGAGTCCAGGGACAGGGGAAAGTCTGGGAGGGTCTTTGTCACCACCAGCTGGGACCCCCCCAAAGCATCCTACTACCAGGGGGTCTGCTGGCTGCATGAACCCAAAGTTCAGGGAGGACAGGGAGCCAGGCTCGAGGAGACCCAGAGGTCAAGTGCAGGCCAGTCATCTGATAGGGGTAGGGAGGTTGAGCCACCTCTAAAAACAGGGCCAGGGCTGTTCTGGGATGGAAATGTCTGGGCCcggttgcttttcttctttcctcccttctgcaAGCATTTGCTACAAAGTGGGCGGGCCCAgctgttttttccttctttccttccctcagcTAGCATTTGCTACAAAGTGGACATTGTTCTGGACCTCTAAATATGCATGGTTGTCctcagagaaaaatatttttagtccCTGTTTTGTGGATGTGATaaatgaggctcagagaagttaagtgaCAGGCTAAAGGCTACACAGCCGCTGCTACACGGCTAGaaaactttctctctgtgtgccccCCACTCtgtgttctcccccccccccagcctgcaAGAGCTGCCCTGTCCCAGTGGGCTGCAAATGCCAGATAGCCTTTCTGTGAGCTGTCCAAACATGGGCTCACCTggcttcccccctctctccaaaTCTGGTACTTTCTCTCTTGGAGCTGGCACCCTGCTCCCTGCCTAGAAAGTTTCCTCAGAGTCTTTACCATGAGCACCTGAACCTGTGCTGGGCTCACCAGGGCCCTGGCCTTAACCTTACATCCCCACGCATCACCCAGTGCTCCACGCTCTCACACCCGGGGGGTCCCCTCATCCCTGTCACTGTCCCTTCCAAGTTCATGCTCCTCCTCCATCTCACTGCTCCCTAGAGATTACCACTTTCTTCTGGGTTCTTCACTTAAATGGGTCCCCAGTGCCATCTCTCCTACCTCAAAAGTCCCCTTACCACCGGGTGTAGCCAGTCACTTCTAGCCCACAGCAGAGCCGCACTGAGCTGGGGACAGAATCCATCATTGCCTGTCCCCTTTAACCTCTCAACAGTTCCAAGGGAGGACACTAGGAGGAGTCACTCTGGCCCCTgacccccttcctggtctcctctccagcctctagcGCTGCCTGGAGCCCCGTTTGTCATCAGCAGCTCCTGGGACACGTCTCTAAGCCTCATGGTAAGTCAGCGAGTCATCTTTTCTCCGCCTGCTCTCTCAGACGCCTCTGACTGCATCAGGAGACTATTTcacagttctgttcctctagtgACTGTGAACCCACAAGCCAGGGGCCCCTCCTGGCCACACCATCCAGCACCCAGCAGGGTGGCTGACATTCCTGGATGACTGGCATTGATTCCTCGGTGTCAGCCACATGCAGAAGCAAGCAGAGGCCCCTCATGTCCAGCCCTGCATCCTGATGGGATGTGACACAGAACACAGAGCACATTGCAAGTtctggggtgtgggggagaagCCTAATattggaagaggagaaaggaagaatggtaaaaagcagggagaggggaccCCCTGGGTATGAGAAGTTTGAGGCAATGAGTCAGGTTCCCTtagcaaacaaaggaaagagtGCTTTGAAGAATCTAGAAAGGACGCCTGGGGATGCTCAGGATGGGGACAGGAAGGCCTCTTGGGGACACACATTCTAGCTCTGTTCAGAACAAGCAGGGTCTGAAAAGGTAAAGGGTAACAGAAGACAGGCCATGCAGAAGGCTAAATACAAAGGTCCTGGGGTGAGGCCAACTGTGACTACAGCAGGAAGGAGCCCCTGGCtggcggggcagggcggggcccGCTGGGGCCAAGGTGCTTGCTTTTGAATTCACATCCCTTTAACCAACCCAGCTTCCcttcttcctagttctttctccTGCTACTCGTCATCCAAATCTTAGCTCCAGTCACAACTGCCACATCTCCTCCCCAGTCCCACCTGGAGCCCTGGGACGGGCCTTATCAGAACATCTAAGCGCCTACACCACCACCCACCAGGAACCCTTAGCTCTTGGAGATGAACCCAGTCACCCTTCTCATCTCCCAGCTACAACTGCAGGCATGAATCATCTCCCCCAGGAATGCAAGCTCCTCAGGGTAAGGATGAAGGTGTCCCCTTCACCCTTGTAGCTCTCACGCAGGACCTTCTCTGATGTACCCAGCACAAGCCAAGGACATTTGGGTGTCAGGGActggaggggcagagggaagatggcaggctgggcagaggggaaaaaCAAGAGGCGGGACAGGCACCTTGGTCTGAGGAGATACGTTCCCACAGCCATTCTCCAACCTGcagagaagagtgagagagaacCACTGAGGACCCTGGCAGGCAGGACACTCTCAGGGCCAGTGGCCACAGTGGTCTGGATCCCATCTTGCCCTCCCCAGAGGTTCGGAGGAATGTGGGAAGGGACATACACAgggcaggaggaagcaggagctagATACAGGTTCTTGGGATCTGAGCTCTTGCCCCAGAACCCTAGCTACACGCCAGAGATGTCTGGGGAAGCAAGATAAACTCAAAGGAGTCGATCGATGGGCAGGGCCAGTGGACATCGATACCACAGCCCACAATAATTGGCCAAAGGGGAGACATAAGCACGCGAGTGCATTCTCTGTATAGAATGAGCGAATGGATGACTGTAGCATTGTGGGAACGGAACAGCGGCTGATAAGAACCCCGCACGGGCTAAGACAAGCTGCCTAGCCTGGAGGCATGGATGCACCAGGGCCAGCAGCTCGGCCCCTGCTGCACAAGGAGGACAGATGAGCTTCGGTCACTGGTCACCTGTGGTGTCGCCGTCTCTCCGGATACTGTTCCCTCAGCAAGTTGGTAAGTCGGGCATCTCTGCTCACCAGATCTGAGAGTTTCTGGGAAGGGCCAAGAGTCAGCCCCTGGGACGGCTGCAGCTGCCCCTTTGTGGGGCAGCCCAGCCAACCCAGCTCTACTCCCGGGTACCTGGAGGAAGCTGGTGGCCACGGGATCCGAGTGGAGCATTGGGCTATACAGGGCCACCCACCGGCCGACTAGCCGCAGGATCTGCTGCCTCTTGTTGCAGATGTAGGTGCTGCGTTCCTGCTCGCTGCCTCCAGCAGGGTCTGCTGGCTCCACGTGGAAGGTGGACACCGGTCAAGGGAACCACAACAAACCACGTGATGCAGGACCCGACTGCTCAGGGCACCAGAGAAGGGTCATACGGCAGCCACTTTGATAGCGACTCCTCCCCTCATCTCCACACACCATCCCATCCCCTACCCACATCATCCTGTGGGTGGAAGGATATTGGTGCAGGAGGGCAGTGAAGAGCTGAGTGCTGGGCATGAAGACGCTGTGGGTCAGCAGGAAGTCACTGAGGAACGTCTCTGTTGGAGCAGGGATAGGGTTGGGGAGGGATTTCAGCCGGAGTCATAGCTCACCTATATGTGCACCCGGAACATACATCCCCTAAGTCAGCACAAGCAAGGGACGCAGCACCCAGCCCCTGTGACAAGTGAAGAGCACTTCCTGCCAAGTGCCAGGATACACCAATCTAGAGCCTGCCGAGGTCAGGCTGCAGTGACCTCCCAATGACTCAGAACAGGGAGAGTGTCTTCTGATGCTACCTGTTGGGTCGTGAGCACTGGAATCCGGTCTCATAGCCTCCAACAGCAGTTCTAGGATCTTCTCTGGGGTGCCAGACATGACCGTATACCTAGGGGTAAAACAGCAAATCGATAGCATGTGCCCTAAGGACATCACCCCTACCTCTGCACACAGACATCAATAATTGATTACATCACACCTTCCGATTGGTCAGCCCTATTCCATCTTGGAGAGGGGGCATCGATTATCCTGTCAGTCCCTCAGTgcctcctaccccccccccccagatgggCAAAGGGCTTGAGCGTGGCATGGCAACAGAGCAAGGCTTGGAGGTGCGAGAGGAATACTGGGTAGGGCAGTGTGGAGCTGTGTCGGGAGAGACATGGTAGGCTTGTTACCGGTTCCTGCCTGGGGTCGGGGGGCGGGAAGGGCCAGCACCCTGAGAGGTTCTCTCCAGAACCAACACCACTTTGCCGTGTTCTTCCAGTCTCATGGTTTTTGCTTCCACATCCTGGAGAAGGAGCCACACTCACGCTGACACCCTAGACTGCCCTTCCGATTTCCTGTACCACCTCCCTTCCAAACCTAGAGCCCCAGAGGCCCCCAAGGGGCCTCAGCTCTTCTCCAGATCCACCTGTATCAGACCTCTCCGCCTCAGCACCTCCACAGACCCAACCCCTTAGTCCCCGCCCCTTGCCAGTCCCTGGTCTCACACCAAACTGTGGGTGTCCACTCCCAGCCCGATCCCAAGTGTCCTTACATATACTCTCTGATGCCAGTGCCTCTGCCCAGATCCCCCACCATGtcctcaccaccacccctcccaACCCCTACCCTGAGGCACCTTGATGATGCGGTTGAAGTCCTGCTTGTCCACACGCAGAAAGTGACAGTTATTTTCTCGAAGGATGATGGTGGCTGCCCGAGGTGCGTCGTTCACCAGAGCCAGCTGTCCAAAGTCATCTCCCTCGTGCAACGTGGTCACCAGCCCCTGAAGCCAGGACTCAATCACAGCCTGTCCCTACCCTCCAGCCCTTGGTA is a window from the Mus pahari chromosome 17, PAHARI_EIJ_v1.1, whole genome shotgun sequence genome containing:
- the Rapgef3 gene encoding rap guanine nucleotide exchange factor 3 isoform X2, with protein sequence MTSPSPEDAKPGVVVGRSSSSGRWLSSYLPTSQVSWPGENHWQLGPAVVESPAVGAPQVGGLPDVVPEGTLLNMVLKKMHRPRCCSYQLVFEHRRPSCIQGLRWTPLTNSEGSLDFRVSLEQATTEHVHKAGKLLHRHLLATYPTLIRDRKYHLRLYRQCCSGRELVDGILALGLGVHSRSQAVGICQVLLDEGALCHVKHDWTFQDRDAQFYRFPGPDPEPAGTHDVEEELVEAMALLSQRGPDALLTVALRKPPGQRTDEELDLIFEELLHIKAVAHLSNSVKRELAAVLLFEPHSKAGTVLFSQGDKGTSWYIIWKGSVNVVTHGKGLVTTLHEGDDFGQLALVNDAPRAATIILRENNCHFLRVDKQDFNRIIKDVEAKTMRLEEHGKVVLVLERTSQGAGPSRPPTPGRNRYTVMSGTPEKILELLLEAMRPDSSAHDPTETFLSDFLLTHSVFMPSTQLFTALLHHFHVEPADPAGGSEQERSTYICNKRQQILRLVGRWVALYSPMLHSDPVATSFLQKLSDLVSRDARLTNLLREQYPERRRHHRLENGCGNVSPQTKARNAPVWLPNQEEPLPSSAGAIRVGDKVPYDICRPDHSVLTLHLPVTASVREVMAALAHEDHWTKGQVLVKVNSAGDVVGLQPDARGVATSLGLNERLFVVDPQEVHELTPHPEQLGPTLGSSEMLDLVSAKDLAGQLTDHDWNLFNRIHQHLRDVTTANLERFMRRFNELQYWVATELCLCPVPGSRAQLLRKFIKLAAHLKEQKNLNSFFAVMFGLSNSAISRLAHTWERLPHKVRKLYSALERLLDPSWNHRVYRLALTKLSPPVIPFMPLLLKDVTFIHEGNHTLVENLINFEKMRMMARAVRMLHHCRSHSTAPLSPLRSRVSHIHDDSQGSRISTCSEQSLSSRSPASTWAYVQQLKVIDNQRELSRLSRELEP
- the Rapgef3 gene encoding rap guanine nucleotide exchange factor 3 isoform X3; this encodes MKVSWPGENHWQLGPAVVESPAVGAPQVGGLPDVVPEGTLLNMVLKKMHRPRCCSYQLVFEHRRPSCIQGLRWTPLTNSEGSLDFRVSLEQATTEHVHKAGKLLHRHLLATYPTLIRDRKYHLRLYRQCCSGRELVDGILALGLGVHSRSQAVGICQVLLDEGALCHVKHDWTFQDRDAQFYRFPGPDPEPAGTHDVEEELVEAMALLSQRGPDALLTVALRKPPGQRTDEELDLIFEELLHIKAVAHLSNSVKRELAAVLLFEPHSKAGTVLFSQGDKGTSWYIIWKGSVNVVTHGKGLVTTLHEGDDFGQLALVNDAPRAATIILRENNCHFLRVDKQDFNRIIKDVEAKTMRLEEHGKVVLVLERTSQGAGPSRPPTPGRNRYTVMSGTPEKILELLLEAMRPDSSAHDPTETFLSDFLLTHSVFMPSTQLFTALLHHFHVEPADPAGGSEQERSTYICNKRQQILRLVGRWVALYSPMLHSDPVATSFLQKLSDLVSRDARLTNLLREQYPERRRHHRLENGCGNVSPQTKARNAPVWLPNQEEPLPSSAGAIRVGDKVPYDICRPDHSVLTLHLPVTASVREVMAALAHEDHWTKGQVLVKVNSAGDVVGLQPDARGVATSLGLNERLFVVDPQEVHELTPHPEQLGPTLGSSEMLDLVSAKDLAGQLTDHDWNLFNRIHQVELIHYVLGPQHLRDVTTANLERFMRRFNELQYWVATELCLCPVPGSRAQLLRKFIKLAAHLKEQKNLNSFFAVMFGLSNSAISRLAHTWERLPHKVRKLYSALERLLDPSWNHRVYRLALTKLSPPVIPFMPLLLKDVTFIHEGNHTLVENLINFEKMRMMARAVRMLHHCRSHSTAPLSPLRSRVSHIHDDSQGSRISTCSEQSLSSRSPASTWAYVQQLKVIDNQRELSRLSRELEP
- the Rapgef3 gene encoding rap guanine nucleotide exchange factor 3 isoform X1, with protein sequence MTSPSPEDAKPGVVVGRSSSSGRWLSSYLPTSQVSWPGENHWQLGPAVVESPAVGAPQVGGLPDVVPEGTLLNMVLKKMHRPRCCSYQLVFEHRRPSCIQGLRWTPLTNSEGSLDFRVSLEQATTEHVHKAGKLLHRHLLATYPTLIRDRKYHLRLYRQCCSGRELVDGILALGLGVHSRSQAVGICQVLLDEGALCHVKHDWTFQDRDAQFYRFPGPDPEPAGTHDVEEELVEAMALLSQRGPDALLTVALRKPPGQRTDEELDLIFEELLHIKAVAHLSNSVKRELAAVLLFEPHSKAGTVLFSQGDKGTSWYIIWKGSVNVVTHGKGLVTTLHEGDDFGQLALVNDAPRAATIILRENNCHFLRVDKQDFNRIIKDVEAKTMRLEEHGKVVLVLERTSQGAGPSRPPTPGRNRYTVMSGTPEKILELLLEAMRPDSSAHDPTETFLSDFLLTHSVFMPSTQLFTALLHHFHVEPADPAGGSEQERSTYICNKRQQILRLVGRWVALYSPMLHSDPVATSFLQKLSDLVSRDARLTNLLREQYPERRRHHRLENGCGNVSPQTKARNAPVWLPNQEEPLPSSAGAIRVGDKVPYDICRPDHSVLTLHLPVTASVREVMAALAHEDHWTKGQVLVKVNSAGDVVGLQPDARGVATSLGLNERLFVVDPQEVHELTPHPEQLGPTLGSSEMLDLVSAKDLAGQLTDHDWNLFNRIHQVELIHYVLGPQHLRDVTTANLERFMRRFNELQYWVATELCLCPVPGSRAQLLRKFIKLAAHLKEQKNLNSFFAVMFGLSNSAISRLAHTWERLPHKVRKLYSALERLLDPSWNHRVYRLALTKLSPPVIPFMPLLLKDVTFIHEGNHTLVENLINFEKMRMMARAVRMLHHCRSHSTAPLSPLRSRVSHIHDDSQGSRISTCSEQSLSSRSPASTWAYVQQLKVIDNQRELSRLSRELEP
- the Rapgef3 gene encoding rap guanine nucleotide exchange factor 3 isoform X4, whose protein sequence is MCTRQGSSCIAISWPHTLRSSETENTICDYIGEWQCCSGRELVDGILALGLGVHSRSQAVGICQVLLDEGALCHVKHDWTFQDRDAQFYRFPGPDPEPAGTHDVEEELVEAMALLSQRGPDALLTVALRKPPGQRTDEELDLIFEELLHIKAVAHLSNSVKRELAAVLLFEPHSKAGTVLFSQGDKGTSWYIIWKGSVNVVTHGKGLVTTLHEGDDFGQLALVNDAPRAATIILRENNCHFLRVDKQDFNRIIKDVEAKTMRLEEHGKVVLVLERTSQGAGPSRPPTPGRNRYTVMSGTPEKILELLLEAMRPDSSAHDPTETFLSDFLLTHSVFMPSTQLFTALLHHFHVEPADPAGGSEQERSTYICNKRQQILRLVGRWVALYSPMLHSDPVATSFLQKLSDLVSRDARLTNLLREQYPERRRHHRLENGCGNVSPQTKARNAPVWLPNQEEPLPSSAGAIRVGDKVPYDICRPDHSVLTLHLPVTASVREVMAALAHEDHWTKGQVLVKVNSAGDVVGLQPDARGVATSLGLNERLFVVDPQEVHELTPHPEQLGPTLGSSEMLDLVSAKDLAGQLTDHDWNLFNRIHQVELIHYVLGPQHLRDVTTANLERFMRRFNELQYWVATELCLCPVPGSRAQLLRKFIKLAAHLKEQKNLNSFFAVMFGLSNSAISRLAHTWERLPHKVRKLYSALERLLDPSWNHRVYRLALTKLSPPVIPFMPLLLKDVTFIHEGNHTLVENLINFEKMRMMARAVRMLHHCRSHSTAPLSPLRSRVSHIHDDSQGSRISTCSEQSLSSRSPASTWAYVQQLKVIDNQRELSRLSRELEP